In Deinococcus psychrotolerans, a genomic segment contains:
- a CDS encoding roadblock/LC7 domain-containing protein: MIEPSLALYGEPFDQVETQIEDLLVATGVRYCLLVDRKGFVLSHKEALWAPRPPALDSVATLVASNAAATAALANMLGERTFSEQIHQGEQGAIYVESVGDVALLTLIFDSSVPLGRVKLHAKKAILALNEVMKNLKEAPPIKFDADFGSSATALLDDLLG, encoded by the coding sequence ATGATTGAGCCTTCCCTCGCACTCTACGGTGAACCCTTTGATCAGGTCGAGACGCAAATCGAAGACCTGCTCGTGGCGACAGGCGTGCGCTACTGCCTTCTGGTCGACCGCAAGGGTTTCGTGCTGTCTCACAAAGAAGCGCTGTGGGCACCTAGGCCCCCCGCCCTCGACTCGGTGGCGACTTTGGTGGCCTCCAACGCCGCCGCGACTGCCGCGCTGGCCAACATGCTCGGTGAGCGCACCTTCAGCGAGCAAATTCACCAAGGTGAACAAGGCGCGATTTATGTAGAGTCGGTGGGCGACGTGGCCCTCCTGACCCTCATCTTCGACAGCAGCGTGCCGCTCGGGCGCGTCAAGTTGCACGCCAAAAAAGCCATCTTGGCCCTCAACGAGGTGATGAAAAACCTCAAAGAAGCGCCGCCCATCAAATTCGACGCCGACTTCGGCAGCAGCGCCACCGCCCTCCTCGATGACCTACTGGGCTA